A single genomic interval of Oceanivirga salmonicida harbors:
- a CDS encoding sodium ion-translocating decarboxylase subunit beta yields the protein MELLTTLYLTTGLAIISYGQIIMIFIALFLMYLAIKKQYEPYLLLPISFGMLLANLPGIPNEGLMDKGGLLYYLYQGVKLGIYPPMIFLAIGSITDFGPLIANPKSLLLGAAAQFGIFASFIGSILLSLSGREAAAIGIIGGADGPTAIYLTSKLAPHLLGPIAVAAYSYMALVPVIQPPIIRFLTTEEERKIKMVQLREVSKKEKILFPIVVSIITILLIPSSAPLLGMLMLGNLLKESGVVPNLVEHAKGAMLYIITICLGVTVGATTNAETFLNISTIKIIALGLFAFSFGTASGVLFGKLMCKLSKGKINPMIGAAGVSAVPMAARVVQKIGQEENPSNFLLMHAMGPNVAGVIGSAVAAGILLIIFK from the coding sequence ATGGAATTATTAACGACTCTTTACTTGACTACGGGATTAGCAATTATTAGTTATGGACAAATCATAATGATTTTTATAGCTTTATTCTTAATGTATTTAGCCATAAAAAAACAATATGAGCCATATTTATTATTACCAATTTCTTTTGGTATGTTACTGGCTAATTTACCAGGTATACCTAATGAAGGTTTAATGGATAAAGGAGGATTACTATATTATCTTTACCAAGGGGTTAAATTAGGAATATATCCACCTATGATATTTTTAGCAATAGGATCTATAACAGATTTTGGACCATTAATAGCCAATCCAAAAAGTTTATTATTAGGTGCAGCGGCACAATTTGGAATATTTGCTTCATTTATAGGATCAATATTATTAAGTTTATCTGGAAGAGAAGCAGCGGCTATAGGAATAATAGGGGGTGCTGATGGGCCAACAGCTATATATTTAACTTCAAAATTAGCACCACATTTATTAGGGCCAATAGCAGTAGCAGCATATTCATATATGGCTTTAGTACCTGTTATACAGCCTCCAATAATTAGATTCTTAACAACAGAAGAAGAAAGAAAAATAAAAATGGTACAATTAAGGGAAGTAAGCAAAAAAGAAAAAATTTTATTTCCTATAGTTGTTTCAATAATAACAATATTATTAATTCCTTCATCAGCACCATTATTAGGAATGCTTATGTTAGGTAATTTATTAAAAGAATCAGGTGTAGTTCCTAATTTAGTGGAACATGCTAAAGGAGCAATGTTATATATTATAACAATATGTTTAGGAGTAACTGTAGGAGCAACAACTAATGCAGAAACCTTTTTAAATATTTCAACTATAAAGATAATAGCACTAGGATTATTTGCTTTTTCTTTTGGAACAGCAAGTGGAGTTTTATTTGGAAAATTAATGTGTAAATTAAGTAAAGGTAAAATAAATCCTATGATAGGAGCTGCTGGAGTTTCTGCTGTACCAATGGCAGCAAGAGTAGTTCAAAAAATTGGACAAGAAGAAAATCCAAGTAATTTTTTACTTATGCATGCTATGGGACCAAATGTTGCAGGTGTTATAGGATCTGCGGTTGCAGCTGGAATATTACTAATAATATTTAAATAA
- the citC gene encoding [citrate (pro-3S)-lyase] ligase, producing MYIQELDKNNKYELEQLKSFLNTLDLDYDIFCDYTISLLNDDYKIIATVSKEKNIIKCFGVAKEYQGEGYANKLLTIIHNKILDENYDYKMVFTKYDNKLIFESMGYTKVAFTDEVILLENGKENIEQFLDNVIIENKIDISKDSAMIVMNCNPFTNGHRYLIENASKEYKQVIVFVLEEDKSEFPFEIRIKLVKEGVKDLKNVIVIPSGRYIISSATFPSYFIKEKTKLLKEYIKLDSEIIISKFCKKLNIICRYLGSEELCSVTSKYNEYIKEIFPKNGIEVKIIPRKKINETIISASLVRKLINENKIEELRELVPKTTFDYIKKES from the coding sequence ATGTATATTCAAGAATTAGATAAAAATAATAAATATGAATTGGAACAGTTAAAATCATTTTTAAATACTTTAGATTTAGATTATGATATTTTTTGCGATTACACAATTTCATTACTTAATGATGATTATAAAATTATAGCTACAGTTTCGAAAGAGAAAAATATTATAAAATGTTTTGGTGTTGCTAAAGAATATCAAGGAGAAGGCTATGCCAATAAATTATTGACTATAATACATAATAAAATATTAGATGAAAATTATGATTATAAAATGGTTTTTACAAAATATGATAATAAACTTATATTTGAATCTATGGGATATACAAAAGTAGCTTTTACTGATGAAGTAATACTTTTAGAAAATGGAAAAGAAAATATAGAACAATTTTTAGATAATGTTATAATAGAAAATAAAATTGATATTAGTAAAGATAGTGCTATGATAGTAATGAATTGCAATCCTTTTACTAATGGACATAGATATTTAATAGAAAATGCTAGTAAAGAATATAAGCAAGTTATAGTATTTGTATTAGAAGAAGATAAGTCTGAATTTCCATTTGAAATAAGGATTAAATTAGTTAAAGAAGGTGTTAAGGATTTAAAAAATGTTATAGTTATTCCTTCAGGAAGATATATAATATCATCTGCAACATTTCCTAGTTATTTCATAAAAGAAAAAACTAAATTATTAAAAGAATATATTAAATTAGATTCAGAAATTATTATATCTAAATTTTGTAAAAAACTAAATATAATTTGTAGATATTTAGGAAGTGAAGAATTATGTTCCGTTACGTCTAAATATAATGAGTATATAAAAGAGATTTTTCCTAAAAATGGGATTGAAGTAAAAATAATTCCAAGGAAAAAAATCAATGAAACGATTATTTCTGCTTCTTTAGTAAGAAAATTAATAAATGAAAATAAGATAGAAGAGTTAAGAGAATTAGTTCCTAAGACAACATTTGACTATATAAAAAAGGAGAGTTAA
- a CDS encoding biotin transporter BioY: MNKNILMNNIWISEENLIKRNTVLVFGAFLFLSLMSQIKIFLPFTPVPITGQTLAVILIGLSFNRYQSAIIIITYILAGELGLPVFAGFKTGLLFSPSGGYIIGFLFSTQVAAYLSEKGWTKSTIKLILSFIIANAVIYIAGLAQLSAYVPEGKLLATGLYPFILGDILKLFIAFGLIKQVWRIVK, encoded by the coding sequence ATGAATAAAAATATATTAATGAATAATATTTGGATAAGTGAAGAAAATTTAATAAAAAGAAATACAGTATTAGTGTTTGGTGCATTTTTATTTTTATCGTTAATGTCGCAAATAAAAATATTTTTACCATTTACTCCAGTTCCTATAACTGGACAAACTTTAGCAGTAATATTAATAGGTTTAAGTTTTAATAGATATCAAAGTGCTATTATAATAATTACTTATATATTAGCAGGAGAACTTGGCTTGCCAGTATTTGCCGGATTTAAAACTGGTTTATTGTTTTCTCCATCAGGAGGGTACATAATAGGATTTTTATTTTCTACTCAAGTGGCAGCATATTTATCAGAAAAGGGTTGGACAAAATCTACAATAAAATTAATATTATCATTCATAATAGCTAATGCAGTTATATATATAGCAGGATTAGCACAGTTATCAGCATATGTTCCTGAAGGGAAATTATTGGCTACAGGATTATATCCATTTATATTAGGTGATATATTAAAATTATTTATAGCATTTGGTCTTATAAAACAAGTTTGGAGAATAGTTAAATAA
- the citD gene encoding citrate lyase acyl carrier protein: MELKIKAYAGTLESSDIYIIAEPNNVKEIEIDLKSSVFDQFSEKIKEVVLDVLKEMEVDSAKLTIDDRGALDAVIKARMQAVIMRSAQCKKFKWN; the protein is encoded by the coding sequence ATGGAATTGAAAATAAAAGCATATGCAGGAACTTTAGAATCAAGTGATATCTATATTATTGCTGAACCTAATAATGTTAAAGAAATAGAAATAGATTTAAAAAGTTCAGTATTTGATCAATTTAGCGAAAAAATAAAAGAAGTTGTTTTAGACGTATTAAAAGAAATGGAAGTAGATTCAGCTAAATTAACTATAGATGATAGAGGGGCTTTAGATGCAGTAATAAAAGCTAGAATGCAAGCTGTTATTATGAGATCAGCACAATGTAAAAAATTCAAATGGAACTAA
- a CDS encoding 2-hydroxycarboxylate transporter family protein, producing the protein MKKFSDLVDSQKRSWGGLNYKIFLAMLAIVLIIVYVPFGGEKLGLLRPNFISIFVILAVFGIFFGEIGDRIPIFKEYVGGGTILVFLAAAVVGTYKLVPEELLKHIKVFYNKQPVNFLEIFIPVLIFGSILSVKRNTLIKSIVGYIPLILIGVLGASLGGIIVGLLFGKQPIDILLNYVLPIMGGGTGAGAIPMSEMWAAKTGRPAGDWFAFAISILTIANIIAIILGALLKKLGDIRSDLTGNGQLVIEEKNQEVKSDVEVKGEIVDVAVSLFLTGILAMAGHALAELWSTLNIGFDIHRLAFLVILVILLNVFNLVPPKLKSGAKILQTFFSKHTIWILMAAVGFGTDVQEIIKALTLSNLLISIGIVFGAVLAIMLLARKMKFYPVEAAITAGLCMANRGGSGDIAVLGAADRMELISFAQISSRIGGAMMLILGSVLFGIFA; encoded by the coding sequence ATGAAAAAATTTTCAGATTTAGTAGACAGTCAAAAACGTAGTTGGGGAGGACTTAATTATAAAATATTTTTAGCTATGCTTGCAATAGTATTAATTATAGTTTATGTTCCATTTGGTGGAGAAAAATTAGGATTATTAAGACCTAACTTTATTAGTATATTTGTAATATTAGCAGTATTTGGTATATTCTTTGGTGAAATAGGAGATAGAATACCTATTTTCAAAGAATATGTAGGTGGGGGTACTATTTTAGTATTCTTAGCAGCAGCAGTAGTTGGAACATATAAATTGGTACCAGAAGAATTATTAAAACATATAAAAGTTTTTTATAATAAACAACCTGTTAATTTTTTAGAAATATTTATACCAGTATTAATTTTTGGTTCAATATTATCAGTAAAAAGAAATACATTAATTAAATCAATAGTTGGTTATATACCTTTAATTTTAATTGGAGTATTAGGAGCTTCTTTAGGTGGAATAATAGTAGGATTATTGTTTGGAAAACAACCGATAGATATATTATTAAATTATGTATTACCTATAATGGGTGGTGGAACTGGAGCTGGAGCTATTCCTATGTCTGAAATGTGGGCAGCAAAAACGGGGAGACCAGCTGGAGATTGGTTTGCATTTGCAATTTCTATACTTACCATAGCTAATATTATAGCAATAATATTAGGAGCATTACTAAAAAAATTAGGAGATATTAGAAGTGATTTAACTGGTAATGGTCAATTAGTAATTGAAGAAAAAAATCAAGAAGTTAAATCTGATGTTGAAGTTAAAGGAGAAATAGTTGACGTAGCAGTATCTTTATTTTTAACTGGAATATTAGCAATGGCAGGGCATGCATTAGCTGAATTATGGTCAACTCTTAATATAGGGTTTGATATACATAGATTGGCATTTTTAGTAATATTAGTAATATTATTAAATGTATTTAATTTAGTTCCACCAAAATTAAAATCAGGAGCTAAAATATTACAAACATTTTTCTCAAAACATACTATATGGATACTTATGGCAGCGGTTGGTTTCGGGACAGACGTTCAAGAAATAATAAAAGCACTTACATTGTCTAATTTATTAATATCAATAGGTATAGTGTTTGGAGCTGTTTTAGCAATAATGTTATTAGCTAGAAAAATGAAGTTCTATCCTGTAGAAGCGGCTATAACAGCAGGATTATGTATGGCAAATAGAGGAGGTTCAGGAGATATAGCGGTATTAGGAGCTGCTGATAGAATGGAATTAATTTCATTTGCACAAATTTCATCAAGAATTGGTGGAGCAATGATGTTAATTTTAGGATCAGTTTTATTTGGTATATTTGCATAA
- the citX gene encoding citrate lyase holo-[acyl-carrier protein] synthase: MTLEKFLQDKENRIIYQSKLMKKYNKTLFTLKCNFPGEEKNTILSNNIVLFFHKEIMETLGKEIIYSEKYVNLEGITYIYISNLEKKELKNIAVSLESEHEIGRLVDIDVYETSIKSISRKDLNLEARKCYVCSEIAKYCSRSKKHKLEELIEHIENKFTNFFARYVSKKALKATIYELVTYPSYGLVSHVNQGSHKDMNVYTFIESSFVIEEAFYQVAKLSYSSLDIDKCFFRARQIGKNIERKMFSVTKGINTHKGLIFLMLIVIIAISKSYYYSKGIDSLEEYIKIISKDILNDFRNLEKKEKLTNGEKIYLKHGITGVRGEVYKGLSSLFRIFIPYYKKQLKKYDKNKANYLTLIYLMSIIDDTTIINRHSMEMLNLVKKKSKNLLETEDYFLLHEFEKECINKNISPGGSADLLAIIIFIESMY, encoded by the coding sequence ATGACTTTAGAAAAATTTTTACAAGATAAGGAAAATAGAATTATATATCAATCTAAACTTATGAAAAAATATAATAAAACTCTTTTTACTTTAAAATGTAATTTTCCTGGTGAAGAAAAAAATACTATTTTATCAAATAATATAGTTTTATTTTTTCATAAAGAAATAATGGAAACTTTAGGAAAAGAAATAATATATAGTGAAAAATATGTGAATTTAGAAGGAATAACCTATATTTATATATCTAATTTAGAAAAAAAAGAATTAAAAAATATAGCTGTTAGTTTAGAATCTGAGCATGAAATAGGTAGATTGGTAGATATTGATGTCTATGAAACTAGTATTAAGTCTATATCTAGAAAAGATTTAAATTTAGAAGCAAGAAAATGTTATGTTTGTTCAGAAATAGCAAAATATTGTTCCCGAAGTAAAAAACATAAATTAGAAGAATTAATTGAGCATATTGAGAATAAATTTACTAATTTTTTTGCAAGATATGTGAGTAAAAAAGCATTAAAGGCAACTATATATGAATTAGTAACTTACCCCTCTTATGGGCTAGTGTCGCATGTAAATCAAGGCTCTCACAAAGATATGAATGTATATACTTTTATAGAAAGTAGTTTTGTTATAGAAGAAGCATTTTATCAAGTTGCAAAATTATCGTATTCAAGTTTAGATATTGATAAATGTTTTTTTAGAGCAAGGCAGATAGGTAAAAACATAGAGAGAAAAATGTTTTCTGTTACTAAAGGTATTAATACTCATAAAGGTTTAATTTTTCTTATGTTAATAGTTATAATAGCAATATCAAAAAGTTATTATTATTCTAAAGGAATAGATAGTTTAGAAGAGTATATAAAGATAATTTCTAAAGATATTTTAAATGATTTTAGAAATTTAGAAAAAAAAGAAAAATTAACAAATGGAGAAAAAATATATTTAAAACATGGCATAACAGGAGTTAGAGGAGAAGTATATAAGGGTTTATCTAGTTTATTTAGAATATTTATACCATATTATAAAAAACAGTTAAAAAAATATGATAAAAATAAAGCCAATTATTTAACCTTAATATACTTAATGTCAATAATTGATGACACTACTATAATAAACAGGCACAGTATGGAAATGTTGAATTTAGTAAAGAAAAAATCAAAAAATCTCCTAGAAACAGAAGATTATTTTTTATTACATGAATTTGAAAAAGAGTGTATAAATAAAAATATTAGTCCGGGAGGCTCTGCAGACTTATTAGCAATAATTATTTTTATAGAATCAATGTATTAA
- the citF gene encoding citrate lyase subunit alpha yields MKFNKNAVGREIPEYLEGIGELVPFKGINSIKPSTRKAGAKLRMKENSENKLVNSLEEAIKKSGLKDGMTISFHHHMRNGDTLVNRVLDIISDMGIKDLTLAPSSLGTPHGEVIKHIKSGVVTGIQSSGLRAPLGDEISKGILKKPVIIRSHGGRARAIEDGELHIDVTFIASPSCDEFGNINGKTGDSACGSMGYSIVDAQHADYVIAVTNNLVKFPNLPASIDQTLVDCVCVIDEIGDPKKIVSGAIRFSDNPRDLLIAKNAVKAIVNSGYFKDGFVYQTGAAGASLAVTKLLKEEMIKKNIKASLGLGGITSQLVELHEEGLMDALFDTQCFDLEAVRSIRENPKHYEISASFYANPNTPGPAVNNLDFVMLGALEIDTDFNVNVMTKSDGTINQAVGGHQDTAVGAKMSVILAPLIRSRIPIIVDKVTTVCTPGEAVDVICTDYGIIVNPNRKDLIERFTKAGIELKTIKELKELAERLTGKPKAVEFTEDIVGIVEYRDGSIIDIIRKKKV; encoded by the coding sequence ATGAAGTTTAATAAAAATGCTGTCGGAAGAGAAATTCCTGAATATTTAGAAGGTATAGGAGAGTTAGTTCCATTTAAGGGTATAAATAGTATAAAGCCATCAACAAGAAAAGCTGGTGCAAAACTTAGAATGAAAGAAAATTCAGAAAATAAACTAGTTAATAGTCTTGAAGAAGCAATAAAAAAATCAGGTTTAAAAGATGGTATGACTATATCTTTTCATCATCATATGAGAAATGGAGACACTTTAGTTAATAGAGTTTTAGATATAATATCTGATATGGGTATAAAAGACTTAACATTAGCTCCAAGTTCTTTGGGAACTCCTCATGGTGAAGTAATAAAACATATAAAAAGTGGTGTAGTAACAGGAATACAATCAAGTGGTTTGCGTGCTCCATTAGGTGATGAAATTAGTAAAGGTATATTGAAAAAACCTGTAATTATTAGAAGCCATGGTGGAAGAGCTAGAGCAATAGAAGATGGTGAATTACATATAGACGTTACTTTTATCGCTTCACCTAGTTGTGATGAATTCGGAAATATTAATGGTAAAACTGGTGATAGTGCTTGTGGGTCTATGGGTTATTCTATAGTAGATGCACAACATGCAGATTATGTTATAGCAGTTACAAATAACCTTGTTAAATTTCCAAATTTACCAGCAAGCATAGATCAAACTTTAGTTGACTGTGTTTGTGTAATAGATGAAATAGGAGATCCTAAAAAAATAGTTTCAGGGGCTATAAGATTTTCTGATAATCCAAGAGATTTATTAATAGCTAAAAATGCTGTTAAAGCAATAGTTAATTCAGGTTATTTTAAAGATGGCTTTGTATATCAAACTGGAGCAGCAGGAGCAAGTTTAGCAGTAACTAAACTATTAAAAGAAGAAATGATAAAGAAAAATATAAAAGCTTCTTTAGGTTTAGGTGGTATAACATCTCAATTAGTTGAATTACATGAAGAAGGATTAATGGATGCATTATTTGATACTCAATGTTTTGATTTAGAAGCTGTAAGATCAATAAGAGAAAATCCTAAACATTATGAAATAAGTGCTTCGTTTTATGCAAATCCTAATACACCAGGACCTGCAGTAAATAATTTGGATTTTGTAATGTTAGGTGCTTTAGAAATAGATACAGATTTTAATGTAAATGTTATGACAAAATCTGATGGAACAATAAATCAAGCTGTAGGTGGTCATCAAGATACAGCCGTTGGAGCTAAAATGAGTGTTATATTAGCCCCATTAATTAGATCAAGAATACCTATAATAGTTGATAAGGTAACAACTGTATGTACTCCAGGGGAAGCAGTAGATGTAATATGTACTGACTATGGAATTATAGTTAACCCTAATAGAAAAGACTTAATAGAAAGATTTACTAAAGCAGGTATAGAATTAAAAACAATAAAAGAATTAAAAGAATTAGCAGAAAGATTAACTGGGAAACCTAAAGCAGTTGAATTTACAGAAGATATTGTTGGAATAGTTGAATATAGAGATGGAAGCATAATAGATATTATAAGAAAGAAGAAGGTATAA
- a CDS encoding OadG family transporter subunit: MKSIIYGSNHVGIIDSIYVTIVSIILVFSILILISLILYLFKYIPKEKVENKVIKNVKKDFESDKKFSIEDIKSEIELVALLVAVIEQSNDMDNSNIKIRSIREIN; encoded by the coding sequence ATGAAAAGTATAATATATGGATCAAATCATGTAGGAATTATAGATTCAATATATGTAACTATAGTGAGTATAATTTTAGTTTTTTCAATATTAATATTAATTTCATTGATACTTTATCTTTTTAAATATATACCAAAGGAAAAAGTAGAAAATAAAGTTATAAAAAATGTAAAAAAAGATTTTGAAAGTGATAAAAAATTTTCTATAGAGGATATAAAAAGTGAAATTGAATTAGTAGCATTACTTGTTGCAGTTATAGAACAATCTAATGATATGGATAATTCTAATATTAAAATACGATCAATAAGAGAAATCAACTAG
- a CDS encoding aldolase/citrate lyase family protein — MKLRRSMLFVPGDKPGTIRDAYIYRPDSVMFDLEDAIAITEKDSARFLLYNMVKELKPLYEEYGVETVVRINSLDTEFGVEDLEAMVRAGIDAIRIPKTDTAQDVIEVEKHIERIEKEAGIEVGKTKIVVAIESPLGALNALEIARSSKRLIGLAIGGEDYVTNLKTTKSEDGVELFMGRAMVVMAARSAGIDAFDSVYSNIKNDEGFIKEATMIKQMGFSGKSLIHPKQIELLHKVYTPNEKDLQKSIRIIKATKKALAEGKGVITVDGRMVDKPIIERAQNVIALAKTAGIYKEDDEK; from the coding sequence ATGAAATTAAGAAGATCAATGTTATTTGTTCCAGGAGATAAACCAGGAACTATAAGAGATGCGTATATATATAGACCAGATTCAGTAATGTTTGATTTAGAGGATGCAATAGCAATTACTGAAAAAGATTCTGCGAGATTTTTATTATATAATATGGTAAAAGAATTAAAACCTTTATATGAAGAATATGGAGTGGAAACAGTAGTAAGAATAAATAGTTTAGATACTGAATTTGGTGTAGAAGATTTAGAAGCAATGGTAAGAGCAGGTATAGATGCAATTAGAATACCTAAAACAGATACAGCACAAGATGTAATAGAAGTTGAAAAACACATTGAAAGAATAGAAAAAGAAGCAGGTATAGAAGTAGGAAAAACTAAGATAGTTGTAGCAATTGAAAGTCCACTAGGGGCTTTAAATGCACTTGAAATAGCAAGATCATCAAAAAGATTAATAGGTTTAGCCATAGGTGGAGAGGATTATGTAACTAATCTAAAAACTACTAAGTCAGAAGATGGTGTTGAATTATTCATGGGAAGAGCAATGGTAGTTATGGCAGCAAGATCTGCTGGTATAGATGCTTTTGATTCTGTTTATTCAAATATAAAAAATGATGAAGGATTTATAAAAGAAGCAACTATGATTAAACAAATGGGATTCTCAGGAAAATCATTAATACATCCAAAACAAATAGAATTGTTACATAAAGTATATACACCAAATGAAAAAGATTTACAAAAATCTATAAGAATAATAAAAGCGACTAAAAAAGCGTTAGCTGAAGGTAAAGGTGTAATTACAGTAGATGGAAGAATGGTTGATAAACCTATAATAGAAAGAGCCCAAAATGTTATAGCTCTTGCTAAGACTGCAGGAATTTATAAGGAGGATGATGAGAAATGA
- a CDS encoding oxaloacetate decarboxylase subunit alpha, whose protein sequence is MKVKITETVLRDGQQSLIATRLTTSDMLEILESMDKIGYHALEVWGGATYDSCIRYLGEDPWERLREIKKRVKNTKLQMLLRGQNLLGYRHYSDDIVDKFIKKAVENGIDIIRIFDALNDVRNIKKACESTKKYGAHAQLAICYTISPVHTIEYYKNLAKEMQDMGADSIVIKDMSGILLPYVAFELVTELKKVLNIPLEIHAHSTAGMAYMTNLKCIEAGIDIVDTAISPFSGGTSQIATESLIMTLKGTEYDTNLDLDKLKEISEYFKAVRKTYIETNVLNLQALFTEPNIVKYQLPGGMLSNMLSQLKAQNAEHRYEDVLKEIERVRKDLGYPPLVTPLSQMVGTQAVFNVLTGIRYKVIPKEIKDYVRGLYGKTPVKISEDIQKLIIGDEEVYDGRPADLITEKFEDIKEEISILAKSDEDVLTYALFPQIAKDFLKKKYEKKEDKIIKNINVIF, encoded by the coding sequence TTGAAAGTTAAAATAACGGAAACTGTATTAAGAGATGGACAACAGTCATTAATAGCAACTAGATTAACAACGTCAGATATGTTAGAAATATTAGAATCTATGGATAAAATAGGCTACCATGCTTTAGAAGTTTGGGGAGGGGCTACATACGATTCTTGCATTAGATATTTAGGTGAAGATCCTTGGGAACGTCTAAGAGAAATAAAAAAAAGAGTTAAGAATACTAAATTACAAATGCTTTTAAGAGGCCAAAATTTATTGGGGTATAGACATTATTCTGATGATATAGTTGATAAATTTATAAAAAAAGCAGTAGAAAATGGAATTGATATTATAAGAATTTTTGATGCTTTAAATGATGTTAGAAATATAAAAAAAGCATGTGAAAGTACAAAGAAGTACGGTGCACATGCTCAGTTAGCAATTTGTTATACAATAAGTCCTGTTCATACTATAGAATATTATAAAAATTTAGCTAAAGAAATGCAGGATATGGGGGCTGATTCTATAGTTATAAAAGATATGTCTGGAATATTATTACCATATGTAGCATTTGAATTAGTTACAGAATTGAAAAAAGTATTAAATATACCTTTAGAAATTCATGCTCATTCAACTGCAGGTATGGCATATATGACTAACTTAAAATGTATAGAAGCAGGAATAGATATAGTTGACACAGCTATATCTCCATTTTCTGGTGGAACATCTCAAATAGCTACAGAATCATTAATTATGACCTTAAAAGGAACAGAGTATGATACAAATTTAGATTTAGATAAATTAAAAGAGATATCAGAATATTTTAAAGCTGTAAGAAAAACTTATATAGAGACAAATGTTTTAAATTTACAGGCTTTATTTACAGAACCTAATATAGTTAAATATCAATTACCTGGTGGTATGTTATCAAATATGCTATCACAATTGAAAGCACAAAATGCTGAACATAGATATGAAGATGTATTAAAAGAAATAGAAAGAGTTAGAAAAGATTTAGGATACCCACCTTTGGTTACTCCACTTAGTCAAATGGTAGGAACTCAGGCAGTATTCAATGTTTTAACAGGAATAAGATATAAGGTAATACCAAAAGAAATTAAAGATTATGTAAGAGGTCTTTATGGAAAAACTCCTGTGAAAATATCAGAAGATATTCAAAAACTTATAATAGGTGATGAAGAAGTTTATGATGGAAGACCGGCAGATTTAATAACTGAAAAATTTGAAGATATAAAAGAGGAAATATCTATTTTAGCTAAAAGTGATGAAGATGTATTAACTTATGCTTTATTTCCACAAATTGCTAAAGATTTTTTGAAAAAGAAATATGAAAAAAAAGAAGATAAAATAATTAAAAATATAAATGTAATATTTTAG
- a CDS encoding biotin/lipoyl-containing protein: protein MIKVYKIKIADKTYEVEVESITEKEGNIETSKKDMKKSLDTSDAKIMVEAPMQGVVLDILVNNGTKVNKGDTLIILEAMKMENQIVAPEDGVVSNIVISKGDTVDLGKVMLTLS, encoded by the coding sequence ATGATAAAAGTATATAAAATAAAAATAGCGGATAAAACCTATGAAGTTGAAGTTGAGTCTATAACTGAAAAAGAAGGAAATATAGAAACTTCTAAAAAAGATATGAAAAAATCATTAGATACAAGCGATGCAAAAATAATGGTTGAAGCTCCTATGCAAGGGGTGGTTTTAGATATATTAGTTAATAATGGAACTAAAGTAAATAAAGGCGATACTTTAATAATTTTAGAGGCTATGAAAATGGAAAATCAAATAGTTGCACCTGAAGATGGAGTTGTAAGCAATATAGTAATTTCTAAAGGTGATACAGTAGATTTAGGAAAAGTAATGTTAACTTTATCTTAA